TCTAATTTCATAAGATCACCTCTTCTATATTATAGCATAAAGAAAAACTTGTATAATAATAATTATTAATATAAAATATAAATAATTATTTTGGCGTTTTAATATAAATAGTGGTATAATAATATATAGTATTTAAAACCATATGCAAAAACTTTAAAGGCTTTGGGCCTTAAGTATAAACAGGATTAGTTAAAAAATGAAAACGAAAGGGGATAATGTATGAAATTTAAAGTTATTGCCGATAGCTGCTGTGATTTAAACCAAGAAATAAAAAATAAGATGGAAATAAAATTGGTACCCTTAACTATTCATATAGGAGATAGAATTTATACTGATGATGAAAATTTAGATGTAAAAGAATTGCTAAGTGTAATGAAATCTTCAGAAGCTGCTCCTCAAACAGCAAGTCCTTCACCAGGAGATTTTATGCGAGAATATGAAGAAGCTGAAAATATTTTTGTAGTTACACTATCATCTATGCTTAGTAGTACATATAGTCATGCAATGATGGCTAAGAAAATGGTGTTGGAAGAAGTAGGTAATAAGTTCATACATGTTTTTGATTCCCTTAGTGCATCAGTAGGAGAGACCCTAATTAGCATGAAAATACATGAGGTACTTAAGACAGAACAAGATCCGCCTAAAATAGTTGAAAAAGTAAATGAATATATTAAAAGCATGAAGACTTTTTTTGTTCTTGAGTCTTTGGAAAATTTAGTCAAGGCAGGTAGAATAAGCTCCTTAAAGGGGAAGATTGCTTCACTACTATCTATAAAACCTATTATGAGGGGAACCGAAAAAGGTGAGATAAACATGCTAGAAAGCGTGAGAGGTTCAAAGAAGGCCTTTAAGAGATTAGTTGAGGTAATAGGTGAGCAGGGAGAAAAGCTAGAGGATAAAATTCTAGGTATAGCTCATTGTAACTCCTTTGAAAAAGCACTTAAGTTTAAAGAAGAGGTTCAAAAAAGATATCAATTCAAGGATATTATTATAGTAGAAACAGCAGGTATAAGTACGGTTTACGCCAACGATGGGGGCCTGATTATAGCATTCTAGTAAGGGTGGACTTTGTCCACCCTTTAACTCTTACCTACACTATTTCTAGAAGGCCTTTTTCCAAACAGCTATGCAATGAAAGTCGTTTTTTACCTTCCTTGTGAAATTTTATAGTTATTGTATCATTAGTTATATTTATTATATTGCCCTTTCCAAATTTGGAATGACTTATTTCATTTCCAACAACAAGCTGTTTTTTCACCTGGATTTCCTTTAAGCTTAGCATTATCCATTCAAGCTCCTTAACAAATCTAGAGTTTTGGACTTCTTCATTATTCATGGTGCTTAATGTTATAATATCTAGAACGGTTTTAGCCCTTGTCATTCCAACGTAAAATAATCTTCTTTCTTCTTCTAATAGCTTATAGTTTCCTTCTTCAAAGGCTTCTATACTTGCTTGAGACGGGAAATCACCATCAACTAAATCTATCATATATATTTCCTCAAATTCTAGTCCCTTTGCAGAGTGTATAGTTGATAGATATACAGCATTTTTTCCTTTATTATATCTTGAATCTTCAATAGCCCTTTGCATATTATTAAGCTTTTCTAAAAACTCTTGAATAGTTTTAGTTTCTTTAGCGATTATTTTTATATTAGATATTATAGCTTTTATGCTTTCATATGAGTATCCTAAGCTCTTACAATTATCCCTTAGATAGTTTGCATATTCTAATTCTTTTTCAATGAAGCTTATTCCTTCATATGGGTTTTTTCTTGATAAGGATTTAAATTCTCTTTTCAAGCTACGTATTCTATCTAGTTGAAAATACTGAAAACCAGGGTACTCAAGCAATATATCAAATACAGAATGAGACATATTAGCTTTTAACACATAGCTAATAGAATCCTTTGAAATATATCTATTCATTTTATAATATATTTTTTCAAAGGCCAGACTATTTTTAGGCTCCAATGCTACCTCCAAAAAGGCTACTATATCCTTTAATACCCAATGATTAAAAAAGCTCATTTTAGAGTCTCTTACATAAAAGGGTATATTATGGCGAATAAGACCTTCTACCATACCTATTAAGGAGATATTATTTCTATATAAGATTGCAGAATTATAAAAACATTGTTTTTTCGATATATTTTCTATTATGTATTTATATTGTTGGTATTGGTCTTTTACCTTAACTATGGTTATTGGTCTATTATTAGAATTAGAAGTAATCAGATTTTTAATATATCTGCTAGTGTTTTTCTTAATAAATTCGTTACATATATATACAATATTTTTAGAAGAACGATAATTTTCTTCCATATAGAACATTTTAGTATTAGGATAAATACTTTTAAAATCTAATAGCTCCTCTGGAACAGCTCCTCTGAATCCATATATACTTTGGTCATCATCTGCAACTATAAATAAATTGTTCTTTGGACTGACAATAGCTTTAATTATTTCATTTTGTATCTTTGAAGTATCTTGTCCTTCATCAACCTGCACATACTCATATTTATCTCTGTACTTATTTAATAATTTAGAATTTGATTTAAGAATTTCATAAGAAAGTGTTAGCATATCATCAAAATCTATGTAATTATGTTCCTTTTTATAGCTTTCATAGAGATTATATATTTCACTAAAGTTGTTAAAGGAAGTGTTGTTAGCCTTAATAAAATCATCAATTTTCAACATCATATTTTTGATGTAGCTTATGTGACTAAGCAGTTCCTCTAGTTTATCTTCATTGAGAAAAGAATTATTTACAGTTCTATATATCTCTCTAAGTATGAGAGTCTTATTTGTAGATGAACTCTCACCTTCTATAAGTCTATAGGATTTTTTAGCTATGCATGCATAATCTCTAATTATAGAATATGCAAAGCTATGTATAGTAGAAAAATTAGCTTTGCTTCCAATGCCTTGTCCAAATATAGATGAAAATCTATCCTTCATATCTCTTGCTGCTGCCTTACTAAAGGTAATAGACAATATATTTTCTGGGTTGATATTATGATTTAATATAAGATTTGCAGTACGAGAGATTAAAACGGTGGTCTTGCCCGCTCCAGGAACTGCTAATACTATTGCTGGACCATTTTTATGTAATACAGCTTGCTTTTGCTGTTTATTTAAATCAATACTATATTTCATCTTTAGCAAATCAAAAAAGCTACTACTCAAGTGGATACCCCTTTCAAATTATACTACTAGTATATTTTATCATATATTATTGTTCATTAGGGCTTAATAATTTAGTATCAGAAACTAAAAAAAGTTTAATATTTTTGGATTATTTAGAAAAATATAAATAAAATATAGTATAATAATCGTATATAGATTGCGAGGGAGGATAAAAGGTGACTATCCATACAGAAGGATATATGAAATCATATGATAGTACTGAGCTTTACTATGTAAAAGACATGGTAGATAATCCTAAGGGTATAATAGTGATAGTTCATGGATTTGCAGAACACTTAGGAAGATACAATCATATAACTAAAAGACTAAACCAGGAAGGCTATGGAATTTACAGATTTGATAACAGAGGGCATGGAAGAACGAAAGGGGAAAAAGGCCATATTGAAAGCTTTGAAAGCTTCATTTTAGATACGGATTACATTGTAAACATGGCAAAGAGAGAAAATTCGAGAGTACCTATTTTTATGCTTGGTCATAGTATGGGAGGCTTTATTACAGCCTCATATGGCATAAGATATAAGGACAAGCTAAATGGTCAGATTTTTTCAGGTGCAGCTACTACTAGGGCCTCTGAGGTTAAAGGAATTAAGGGCTCTATCTTTAAGCTTTTAAATATAGCTGTGCCTAAATTTAGAATTAAAAATCCTATATCTAATACATTATGTAGCAATGAACGTGTTGTAGAGAATTATATAAGTGACCCCCTTAATCTAAAGGATGCTACTCTAAATTTTTATGTTGAATTTTTAGTTAATGGAGTTGACTGGCTGAACATGCATATGGAAACCTATAACTATCCATGTCTTATTTTACATGGTAGTGAAGATAAGATAGTATCTAAAGATGCATCTATAAATTTTTATAATAAAATACAATCCTTAGACAAAAATATAATCATATATGAAGACCTTTATCATGAAATAATGAATGAAAAGACAAAAGATAAAGTAATAGATGATATAATTCTTTGGTTAAAGGATAGAATTCCTACTAATTAACCATATGTAGAGTTTTCACAAATTACATTATTTATAGATTATCGACAAAAATTGACCAAATTTTTCTACATTATATGATAAACTTTTATAATAAATAGGAAGGCTTTTTATATAGTATATAAATCTAAGACTAGCTAGGAGTGATTAAGATTGAAAGAACTAAACATTTTAAGTCCTGGACAACGTCTAAAGGAAATAAGGAAGCTGCTAAGACTGAGACAAGATGAGTTAGCTGGAGATAGGTTTTCTAAGAATTATATATCTATGTTTGAAAATGGAAAAAGAACTATTAACGCTATTAATGCAGCATATTTGGCAAGTCAAATCAACGAGTTTGCTAAAATGAAAGGTAAGGATATTAACCTAAATGCTTCTTATTTATTAAAAAGCGAAAGGGATATGGCTAAGGAAAATTGTGAAAAATGGATAGATGAACTAGAGCTAAAGCCTAATATGAGCTTTAGGGATTATAATATCAATCTTTATAAAATAATACATATATCTTCAAAATATGGACTAGCTAGTTATAAGGCCAAGGCTTTACATTTAAAAGGGTTGTTATATTTGGAAAGTGGGAGATATGAATGTGCAATGACACAGTTTTTAGGTGCATTAGTTTATTATGGCAAAGAAAATGATTTTATGAATATAAGTGAAATATACAAAAGACTAGGAACCATAGCTTATAAAAACAAACAATTACAACAGGCCTTTGTATACTTTACTTTAGGACATACAATTGTTAAAATGAACAATAAAAATGATATCAAAAAAATAGACGAATTAAATTATCTTATTGCGTTGTGCTACTATGATATGGGGCAATACCCTATGGCAGAGAAAATATTAGAATTGTGTGAAGTTAGAAACAATAAATATTTAGACTTAAATGAAAAAATAAATAAGGCTCTTTTAGCTTAAATAAGTGTTAAAAAGAGAAAGCAATTTGCTTTCTCTTTTCTAATTAGAAGCTTCTCTAGTTAATTCATCCATAGCTGAGCTTACTAGCTTTGAGTGCTCTATTTGTGAATTAGATAAATTCTTAAGCTTATCAATCTCTATATTTATTTTATATATCTCTTCAGATAATTTTCCCAAGATTTCATTGATTTCTGAGGCAAATTGTTCACTATTTCCGGCTAACACTTGAACTTCCTTAGCGACTACAGCAAATCCTTTCCCATACTCTCCAGCTCTTGCAGCCTCTATATTTGCATTTAAGCCTAGTATTTTAGTTTGGTTAGCTATTTTGTTTACATATTGAACAACCTTATCACTTTCTTCTATATATTTTTTTGAAGTTTCAGTTGAATGAACTAGATTTTCACTTACAGAATGTACTTTGTTAATTGAATCATATATAGAATGAAGATTTTCTTGCACAGATGCTGAAGTGTGGTTAATGATTTCAATTTGCTTATTCATTTTTTCTAATGTACTCATATTTCCATCAACTAAGGTAGATACTAATAATGCGGCATGAGAATCAATTATTTTATATCTGCTTTCAAATTTCTCTATAAGAATATCAGCAACCCTTTGTGTACCAGTTGCTTCTATTATCATGTCTACAGGGACCTTTGAAATATCATCTATTGATACTGAATGTCTTATTCCTAGATTTTTCGCTAATACTATACCAGGAGCATTTGAATCTAAGTCTACAACCATAGTTATTTTTATACTGTCAACCCCAGCTAGGGATCGAATAAGATTTGCACCGCCTCTTCCTGCTCCAACTATTGCAATATTCAATTTAGCCTCCTCCTTAAAATCAATTATCATTGTTCACAATTCTACAAAAAAACATAAAATCCTTTTATAGATAAATTAAATAAATTTAAGATATAATTTTGTTCAATAATTATACTGGAAGGGGTATAATATTGACTTACCTTTATGATACTACCCATATCAACCATATATAAACGGGGTGAACAGATGCTTTATATAGGAATAATATTTATTCTCTTAGGCGTATATAATATTTTTAGTGATATATTTGATATAAAAATCTTTTTTAAAGAGGGAAAAATATCCAAAGATAAATGCTTTAAGCTTGATGAATACGATAATATAAAAATAGTAGTTGGCATTTTTGCAATTATTGTAGGGCTTCTTTCTTTAGCCAATTACTTTTACTATTAAGGGTGCAGCCATGGCTAAATATAGAATAAAAATAATATCCATATTTCTTATAGTAGCTTTTAGCTTTCTATGCTCATATAATGCAAATGCTACACAGCATAGGTCCAACAAGATTTTAATTATAGCTTTAGACCAGTTAGATCTATCAATGTGTGAAGATATAATGAGCCATAATCTATCTTTGGGACTTATGAGCATAAAAAACCCTGAGATATATAAAAGGGTTAATGCTGAAAGTCTTTTTATGACTATGTCAACTGGAAGAAGAGTTAAGCTTGATAAAGGCTCATATAGTGGAATAAAGGAAGGGGACAATAATTATATATTTATAGAGGACTATGAGAATATAGTCAAGGATTTAAATAAGAAAAATAAAAATCTTCCTATGGAGATTGATTTGCTAGGAGACTCATTAGCAAAAAACAATGTTAATACAGGAGTCCTAGGAGTAGGTTCTTCAGCTATGCTAATAGCTGACAGAGAGGGCATTATACAAAATGGATTTAAAGAAATAAAGTATGATGAAAAATGGCTTAAGAGTACTACAGAGGAGCTATTTAAAGCTGTAGACCTACTAGTTGTTTCATATAATATTCATGGACAGAAGGACAGAATAAATATTTTAAAGTCATACATAGAGGAATTTAACCATTTATATATCTTTGTCTTTCCCGAAAATATAAACGGTGACATTTTGTATAAGTTTAATACTACTCTTGTTCCATTAATATATAGTGACGGTAGAGGTGAAGGGGGAATACTAACAAGCAATACAACTAGAAGAGAAGGACTAATAACTAATTTAGATATTAGACCAACCATAGAGTACATTTACGGGATAAAGTCAAAGGGTGCTATAGGGAATAAAATAGGTGTAATTAAAGGAACTAATATTATTGAAGAAAATAAAAATAATCTGCTGGAATTTTTAAATTTAAACATTATTAAATATGCTTTCCATGGATATGTCATTGCTGCTCAGCTTTATGTTATATATAATTGTGCTTTGAGAGGAAGAAAAGATTATAAAAAATATAACATGATTATGATGAGTATACTTTTATGCATATTGTTATCTTTAATAGCAGGTATATTTAATATTCACAGGTACATAGTGATTTATCTAGGAACGATTATTTTTACCTCTATTTTTATTTCTAGATTCCTTATTAACAAAGGACTGATACCACTTTCAACCATATCAATAGGGACTAATATATTGATTTTAGTAGGAGCATTTTTCAATATGGATATAATCTATAATTCATTTATCGGCTATAATAATATTATTGCAGGAGGAAGGTTTTATGGCTTTAATAACGAAATTATGGGAGTACTATTAGCTACGTCTATTATTACAGTGTATAGACTTAAAAAAATAATTAGAAATTGGGCAGTATTATATTTTCTAATATCTATACTAGCTCTTTCAGGAAAATATGGAGCAAATGTAGGCGGTTATATAACCTCAATATTAGGATTTTTAATACTCATATATACTAATTTGTTCAATAAAAAGAAAGGTATGAAAAGCTTTATTGCATTATCAGCTCTAGGCATATCTGCTTTAGCATTAAACTTATACTTTGACATACATAATGGTACTGTTAGCCACGGAGGAGGCCTTATGCAAAGGATAAAAATCTTTGGAATATATGAGCTATATAATATGATTGCTATAAAGCTTAAACAGCTCCTTACTATTTCTATTTTACCTCCTTGGAATATAATTCTTTGTGGGCAGACGTACTTTATCAGAAGGTTTTTTAAGGACAACAGAGGATTTTTAAGGAGTATAGATAAAACTGGTATTGAATCTCCTGATAAATACGGTATAATATTTATAATATCCCTTATTGCTTTTGTAACTAATGATACTGGGATAGTGGCATTTACTTATATTAATACATACTTAATTGCATACATCTTAAATGCATATAGAGTAAAAAAATCCTTGGATGGTGATGATTGAATTGTTAAGTGATTTGATAAATGAGGACGTCATTGAACTAAATGTTAATGCTACAAACTGGGAAGAAGCAGTTAGAATAGGCGGAGAACTTTTAGAAAAGAACCATGCTGTAGAAAACAGATATGTAGATGCAATGGTTCATATGGTTAGGAAGCTAGGACCCTATATAGTAATATCTAAGGGGATAGCATTTCCACATGCAAGACCTGAAGAAGGCGTTTTAAAAACAGGGTTGAGCCTTATAACTCTGAAGGAAGGCATTGAATTCGGAGATAAGGACAATGACCCGATTAGATTGGTAATATCCTTTTGCTCCACAGATGCAGAAGGACATCTACAAGCCCTATCTGAATTAGTAGATTTTATAAGAGACGAGGCTGCAGTAGATAGTGTAATAAATGCAAGGAGCAAAAAAGAAATAATCCGAATAATTGAAAGACTATATAGCAGGGTAGAGTACTAGTATCCTGCTTTTTATTTTTATACTAATATAAGATATCCTGTAGCAAAAGAAAAACCTCCACATAATATAATATTGCAAAAGACATGAATAAGGAGGTTTTATATATGGATGATATGGACAGATTATATAGAGACTCAGACATGTATAATATGTATCCAGAGCTATATCATAGACTATATCCAAAGGTCCATGATTGTGTATGGAGATATATAAGAGAAAAAGGAGAGGACTGGGAGCCTTCTAAGAGAGAAATGGAAGATATGATTGATGAAATATACGAAAGAATGATGAAGGAATGTCCTGAGATAGATAATGATATGGACGAAAGAAGATATGGCATGAGTAATGATGTAGAAGGAATGCAAAGGCCTTTCTTTGGTAGACGAAGAATATTTAGAGATTTAATAGGTATTGTGCTGCTAGGAACTTTGCTGGGAAGGAGAAGAAGAAGAAGATATTATAATTACCCTGGATATGACTATGGCCCTGGATATTGGTATTAATAAGGATGGATCTTTCCATCCTTATTATATTTGAGCTATGCTGTAATTATCTAAATCTTTGATCTTATGACAAAAGCATTCAGCAAA
Above is a window of Proteiniborus ethanoligenes DNA encoding:
- a CDS encoding DegV family protein translates to MKFKVIADSCCDLNQEIKNKMEIKLVPLTIHIGDRIYTDDENLDVKELLSVMKSSEAAPQTASPSPGDFMREYEEAENIFVVTLSSMLSSTYSHAMMAKKMVLEEVGNKFIHVFDSLSASVGETLISMKIHEVLKTEQDPPKIVEKVNEYIKSMKTFFVLESLENLVKAGRISSLKGKIASLLSIKPIMRGTEKGEINMLESVRGSKKAFKRLVEVIGEQGEKLEDKILGIAHCNSFEKALKFKEEVQKRYQFKDIIIVETAGISTVYANDGGLIIAF
- a CDS encoding ATP-dependent helicase, which codes for MSSSFFDLLKMKYSIDLNKQQKQAVLHKNGPAIVLAVPGAGKTTVLISRTANLILNHNINPENILSITFSKAAARDMKDRFSSIFGQGIGSKANFSTIHSFAYSIIRDYACIAKKSYRLIEGESSSTNKTLILREIYRTVNNSFLNEDKLEELLSHISYIKNMMLKIDDFIKANNTSFNNFSEIYNLYESYKKEHNYIDFDDMLTLSYEILKSNSKLLNKYRDKYEYVQVDEGQDTSKIQNEIIKAIVSPKNNLFIVADDDQSIYGFRGAVPEELLDFKSIYPNTKMFYMEENYRSSKNIVYICNEFIKKNTSRYIKNLITSNSNNRPITIVKVKDQYQQYKYIIENISKKQCFYNSAILYRNNISLIGMVEGLIRHNIPFYVRDSKMSFFNHWVLKDIVAFLEVALEPKNSLAFEKIYYKMNRYISKDSISYVLKANMSHSVFDILLEYPGFQYFQLDRIRSLKREFKSLSRKNPYEGISFIEKELEYANYLRDNCKSLGYSYESIKAIISNIKIIAKETKTIQEFLEKLNNMQRAIEDSRYNKGKNAVYLSTIHSAKGLEFEEIYMIDLVDGDFPSQASIEAFEEGNYKLLEEERRLFYVGMTRAKTVLDIITLSTMNNEEVQNSRFVKELEWIMLSLKEIQVKKQLVVGNEISHSKFGKGNIINITNDTITIKFHKEGKKRLSLHSCLEKGLLEIV
- a CDS encoding alpha/beta hydrolase; this translates as MTIHTEGYMKSYDSTELYYVKDMVDNPKGIIVIVHGFAEHLGRYNHITKRLNQEGYGIYRFDNRGHGRTKGEKGHIESFESFILDTDYIVNMAKRENSRVPIFMLGHSMGGFITASYGIRYKDKLNGQIFSGAATTRASEVKGIKGSIFKLLNIAVPKFRIKNPISNTLCSNERVVENYISDPLNLKDATLNFYVEFLVNGVDWLNMHMETYNYPCLILHGSEDKIVSKDASINFYNKIQSLDKNIIIYEDLYHEIMNEKTKDKVIDDIILWLKDRIPTN
- a CDS encoding helix-turn-helix domain-containing protein; translation: MKELNILSPGQRLKEIRKLLRLRQDELAGDRFSKNYISMFENGKRTINAINAAYLASQINEFAKMKGKDINLNASYLLKSERDMAKENCEKWIDELELKPNMSFRDYNINLYKIIHISSKYGLASYKAKALHLKGLLYLESGRYECAMTQFLGALVYYGKENDFMNISEIYKRLGTIAYKNKQLQQAFVYFTLGHTIVKMNNKNDIKKIDELNYLIALCYYDMGQYPMAEKILELCEVRNNKYLDLNEKINKALLA
- a CDS encoding methyl-accepting chemotaxis protein; this translates as MNIAIVGAGRGGANLIRSLAGVDSIKITMVVDLDSNAPGIVLAKNLGIRHSVSIDDISKVPVDMIIEATGTQRVADILIEKFESRYKIIDSHAALLVSTLVDGNMSTLEKMNKQIEIINHTSASVQENLHSIYDSINKVHSVSENLVHSTETSKKYIEESDKVVQYVNKIANQTKILGLNANIEAARAGEYGKGFAVVAKEVQVLAGNSEQFASEINEILGKLSEEIYKINIEIDKLKNLSNSQIEHSKLVSSAMDELTREASN
- a CDS encoding PTS sugar transporter subunit IIA yields the protein MIELLSDLINEDVIELNVNATNWEEAVRIGGELLEKNHAVENRYVDAMVHMVRKLGPYIVISKGIAFPHARPEEGVLKTGLSLITLKEGIEFGDKDNDPIRLVISFCSTDAEGHLQALSELVDFIRDEAAVDSVINARSKKEIIRIIERLYSRVEY